The Papaver somniferum cultivar HN1 chromosome 3, ASM357369v1, whole genome shotgun sequence genome includes a region encoding these proteins:
- the LOC113362214 gene encoding uncharacterized protein LOC113362214, which translates to MLHLLEFDQSLLIEKCQILLSILRTLCSPELASMEGRKGKSVCITSVSCAFFPVLHSIIEVFINGFLVHKKLGDYFTTLETVASASDNLFMDPLNQGSRDVVLELISSHFLLSVSDEPTFKNSLEPFPLLCDEKPPFLDLISLNAAMQLLSTVVIYSPPQILQAHMISLVSRCSSISMASYNQASDPRLVNWYISAFEISVDLYSQNMSSLQLGDTHGEPKSGVVFKQCTAGGLSHLSFESHIRLVMYSQLKVHTTNFPKSVHLLPSKTKSDYKNACIAYMKENQNILNMSSRDESFSVLSNTISRILSGDIGTSELWKKGNISQQKMYLLASIVNLMSSSLLQTIWAMQKGSLGNAERLKGYSQYREYNVIISKISCFQQYSIPRNQLIP; encoded by the exons ATGTTGCACTTGCTTGAGTTCGACCAAAGTCTCCTCATTGAAAAGTGCCAAATTCTCCTAAGTATACTCAGAACATTATGTTCTCCGGAGTTAGCATCCATGGAAGGAAGAAAGGGGAAAAGTGTTTGTATCACCTCTGTGTCCTGTGCATTTTTTCCTGTCCTGCACTCAATCATCGAG gTGTTCATCAATGGATTTCTAGTGCACAAGAAATTAGGAGATTACTTTACGACGTTAGAGACTGTCGCTTCTGCAAGTGATAACCTATTTATGGATCCATTGAatcaaggttcaagagatgttGTGTTGGAGTTgatttcttctcattttcttctaTCAGTTTCTGATGAGCCAACCTTCAAGAACTCCTTGGAACCATTCCCTCTGCTGTGTGATGAAAAGCCCCCTTTCCTTGACCTAATAAGCCTAAATGCAGCTATGCAATTACTTTCAACAGTCGTCATATATTCTCCACCACAAATTTTACAAGCGCatatgatttccttggtttctagATGCAGTAGCATTAGCATGGCTTCATATAATCAAGCATCAGATCCAAGACTAGTGAACTGGTACATATCAGCGTTTGAAATATCAGTGGACTTGTATTCCCAAAACATGTCAAGTTTACAATTGGGTGATACTCACGGAGAACCTAAAAGTGGGGTTGTTTTCAAACAATGTACGGCGGGAGGATTATCACATCTATCGTTTGAATCTCATATTCGGCTGGTCATGTATAGTCAACTGAAAGTTCACACAACTAACTTTCCTAAGTCTGTTCATCTTTTGCCGTCGAAAACGAAGTCTGATTATAAGAATGCTTGTATTGCATATATGAAGGAGAATCAAAATATTCTTAACATGTCATCCAGAGATGAAAGTTTCTCTGTTTTGAGTAACACTATATCAAGGATCCTCTCTGGAGATATTGGGACTAGTGAATTGTGGAAAAAAGGAAACATAAGTCAGCAGAAAATGTATCTTTTGGCTTCCATAGTAAACTTGATGAGTAGTTCACTGTTGCAAACAATCTGGGCAATGCAAAAAGGAAGTTTGGGTAATGCTGAAAGGCTTAAAGGTTATTCTCAGTATAGGGAGTACAATGTGATAATAAGCAAGATTAGCTGTTTCCAACAGTACAGCATACCCCGCAATCAATTAATACCCTAG